One genomic window of Mucilaginibacter sp. SJ includes the following:
- a CDS encoding efflux transporter outer membrane subunit yields MKNIIGSLALALVVLAGCKVSKDVATPKDAQPEAFRNAVTTGDTSSIADLQWKNFFTDAALQKLIDSAIVKNYDMQVAVKNIEAAQLQFKQVKWNYVPSVGLNVTASSNRPSNNSVTGLSIKQFNIGTKHVEDYNANLSLSWEADIWGKIRSQNREALAQYLQTNEAKRAIQTNIVSSVSQGYYNLLMLDEQLEIAKKNVKLNDSTLRIIKLQYDAGQVTLLGVQQAQAQLEAAAQLVPQFERDINVQENGLSILAGRLPDAIERSAKLNDITFPETLSAGVPSAMVSRRPDVRSSELALNIANARVGIAKAQLYPSLTITGQGGLNSFKSSNWFNIPASLFGTVAGGIAQPLLQHKQLRTQYEVAKVDREKTVIQFRQSVLNAVGEVSDALVRLQKLKEQQTIAANRVKTLQQATSNASMLFKNGLATYLEVITAQGNVLQGELELASIKMAQLSANAELYRSLGGGWK; encoded by the coding sequence ATGAAAAATATAATAGGCAGTTTGGCTCTTGCACTGGTGGTGCTTGCCGGCTGTAAAGTTTCAAAAGATGTTGCTACGCCAAAGGACGCGCAACCTGAAGCCTTCAGGAACGCGGTTACCACCGGCGATACCAGCAGCATTGCCGACTTGCAATGGAAAAACTTTTTTACCGATGCTGCTCTTCAAAAGCTGATTGACAGTGCCATCGTTAAAAATTACGATATGCAGGTGGCCGTTAAAAATATCGAAGCTGCGCAATTGCAGTTTAAACAAGTTAAATGGAACTATGTACCATCTGTTGGTTTAAATGTCACTGCAAGCAGCAACCGTCCGTCTAACAATAGTGTTACGGGTTTAAGCATCAAACAGTTTAACATAGGTACAAAACATGTTGAAGATTACAACGCCAACCTCTCACTTTCATGGGAAGCAGATATCTGGGGTAAAATCCGCAGCCAAAACCGTGAAGCTTTGGCCCAGTACCTGCAAACTAACGAAGCTAAAAGGGCTATCCAAACCAACATTGTATCAAGTGTATCGCAAGGTTACTATAACTTGCTGATGCTCGACGAGCAACTGGAAATAGCTAAGAAAAACGTAAAACTGAATGACAGTACATTGCGCATCATCAAATTGCAATACGATGCCGGTCAGGTTACTCTATTGGGTGTACAACAGGCACAGGCCCAGTTAGAAGCTGCCGCGCAATTGGTTCCTCAGTTTGAACGCGATATCAATGTTCAGGAGAATGGCTTGAGCATATTGGCAGGCAGGTTACCTGACGCCATTGAACGTAGCGCTAAACTTAATGATATTACTTTCCCCGAAACACTTTCGGCGGGTGTACCATCAGCAATGGTGAGCCGCAGGCCAGATGTACGCAGTTCGGAGTTGGCTTTAAATATAGCTAACGCGAGGGTTGGTATTGCTAAAGCCCAACTTTATCCTTCGTTAACAATAACCGGTCAGGGTGGGTTAAACTCCTTTAAATCGAGCAACTGGTTTAACATCCCGGCTTCATTATTCGGTACAGTAGCAGGGGGGATTGCCCAACCTTTATTACAACACAAGCAGTTACGTACCCAATATGAAGTTGCCAAAGTTGATCGCGAAAAAACAGTGATCCAATTCCGTCAGTCTGTATTAAATGCAGTAGGAGAGGTATCTGACGCTTTGGTAAGGCTCCAAAAGCTTAAAGAGCAACAAACTATCGCAGCTAACCGCGTTAAAACATTGCAACAAGCTACAAGCAATGCGAGCATGTTGTTTAAAAACGGTCTTGCTACCTATCTTGAGGTGATTACTGCGCAAGGTAATGTATTGCAAGGTGAGCTTGAATTAGCATCTATTAAAATGGCTCAACTTAGTGCCAACGCAGAGCTTTACCGCTCTCTGGGCGGCGGCTGGAAATAA
- a CDS encoding glycoside hydrolase family 9 protein, giving the protein MNSFVRQIILSAFFSLFCCLCKANPVFYMNQVGYDARGAKTVVVRCDTKLVPGILFALQNSNGNAVYIAPLNGPLKVEEWDKDGYFYQADFSEFTAEGKYRVYIGAKDFRSQSDWFQIKENALAVTTIPSVLSYYNKQRANTPAELQADAAVQLYGSDKTVDLRGGWCDASGDVSKYFSHLAYANFMSPQQIPLVTWSMINTVQTAPGLLNKLGIYDGMMNEALWGADYMMRALSKDDYFYMIVFSYFNKDPKARRVVGLKANSVTTDEYQAAFREGGGMAIASLARISQLKKDGDFKSAEYLAAAKRAFAHLLANNTKYDDDGKENIIDDYCALMAATELWIATDSSLYRDEARKRALSLNKRMSPAGYFIADDGDRPFWHAADAGLPVIALCRFLDKEQEADKRSDALSTIKKALDYNLKVTANVDNPFGYARQSFKFKGTVKDGFFIPHENETGWWWQGENARLGSLAAAALVGGRLVYPEKGGWGIKRELAGYASHQIAWMLGCNPYQMCFMYQYGKNNVPYMSSYFGHGSGKGGISNGITGKKENPDGSGIDFKIKDNGNEWRWTEQWLPHAAWYLQAVTAMAVQQ; this is encoded by the coding sequence ATGAATTCATTTGTTCGCCAAATTATCCTGTCAGCTTTTTTTTCGCTGTTTTGCTGTCTGTGCAAAGCGAATCCTGTTTTTTACATGAACCAGGTAGGGTATGATGCCCGGGGAGCAAAAACTGTTGTTGTGCGTTGCGACACCAAACTTGTGCCGGGTATACTTTTCGCGTTACAAAACTCAAATGGTAATGCTGTATATATTGCTCCATTAAACGGCCCGTTAAAGGTTGAGGAATGGGACAAGGACGGATATTTTTACCAGGCTGACTTTTCGGAATTTACAGCGGAAGGGAAATACAGGGTTTACATTGGTGCCAAAGATTTTCGCTCGCAATCAGATTGGTTTCAGATTAAGGAAAACGCATTGGCGGTAACCACCATCCCATCGGTATTGAGCTACTATAACAAGCAGAGGGCTAACACACCAGCCGAGCTGCAGGCCGACGCAGCCGTTCAGCTTTATGGCAGCGATAAAACAGTTGACTTGCGCGGCGGCTGGTGTGATGCGTCGGGCGATGTAAGCAAATATTTTTCGCATTTGGCTTATGCTAATTTTATGTCGCCCCAGCAAATACCGTTGGTAACCTGGTCAATGATCAATACGGTGCAAACTGCGCCGGGTTTGTTAAATAAACTTGGGATTTATGATGGCATGATGAATGAAGCACTTTGGGGGGCCGACTACATGATGCGCGCCCTGTCAAAAGATGATTATTTTTACATGATCGTATTCAGCTATTTTAATAAAGACCCTAAAGCCAGGCGTGTTGTAGGGCTAAAAGCAAACAGCGTTACTACAGATGAATACCAGGCTGCTTTTCGCGAAGGAGGGGGAATGGCCATTGCATCGTTGGCGCGAATCTCGCAACTGAAAAAAGACGGTGACTTTAAATCGGCAGAATATCTTGCCGCTGCCAAACGGGCTTTCGCGCACTTGCTGGCAAATAATACCAAATATGATGACGACGGCAAGGAAAATATCATTGACGACTATTGTGCCCTGATGGCCGCTACCGAATTGTGGATTGCTACCGATAGTTCCCTTTATCGTGATGAAGCCCGAAAACGTGCGCTAAGTTTGAACAAGCGAATGAGCCCCGCAGGGTATTTTATTGCTGATGACGGTGACAGGCCTTTCTGGCACGCAGCTGATGCCGGCTTACCCGTTATCGCTTTGTGCAGGTTCCTGGATAAGGAGCAAGAAGCTGATAAACGTTCTGATGCATTATCAACTATAAAAAAAGCACTGGATTATAACCTGAAGGTAACCGCTAATGTGGATAATCCGTTTGGCTATGCCCGCCAATCTTTTAAGTTTAAAGGTACTGTGAAAGATGGCTTTTTTATCCCTCATGAAAATGAAACCGGCTGGTGGTGGCAGGGAGAAAATGCCCGCCTGGGCTCGCTGGCAGCGGCGGCATTAGTAGGCGGGCGGTTAGTATATCCTGAAAAAGGAGGCTGGGGCATAAAAAGAGAACTGGCCGGGTATGCATCGCACCAGATAGCCTGGATGTTGGGTTGTAACCCTTACCAAATGTGCTTTATGTACCAGTATGGTAAAAACAACGTGCCTTACATGAGTTCATATTTCGGCCATGGATCGGGCAAAGGCGGCATCTCCAACGGAATCACCGGTAAAAAGGAAAACCCGGACGGCAGCGGTATCGATTTTAAAATAAAAGACAACGGCAACGAATGGCGTTGGACAGAACAATGGTTACCTCATGCCGCCTGGTATTTGCAGGCCGTTACCGCTATGGCTGTGCAGCAATAG
- a CDS encoding beta-N-acetylhexosaminidase yields MKFKIVLVFILFSGYLRAQNVNIIPQPKSVINGIGQFTFSNHSTVGVNDASLLPIARYFQKQVSLLAGFTLAVDNKDAGSVIHLLLTNGDPTAGAYSLKIVANEITISSSNRDGVFYGMISLLQMIKDQPRGETISLASLTIADIPRYQWRGLMLDESRHFFGMEKVKQILDWMAYYKLNKFHWHLTDAQGWRLEIKKYPKLTLIGGIGNYSDSIADPQYYTQTQIKEIIAYAAERFITVIPEIDMPGHATAANKAYPQFSGGSVEGYPNFTFNPAIDSTYQFLGNIIKETSALFPSKMIHLGGDEVALGVKAWSLNPSIAGFMQKNNFADVGELERYFFKRVADTAINAGNKVLAWDEATGTNLPADKTIIFWWRQNLPGQLHLAVQKGYQVVLCPRLPMYFDFVQDADHISGRRWKGVYNTVGSVYGFPERQMQNNEDLQSKQIIGVQANVWTEMIGSEKRLDFMLFPRIAGLAEAGWTAPELKDEEAFNNRLKASIKIYDAANIYYFNPFDKFFHDEAIDFGPKIRKMERPADQNIEDEGYRPRRRHGKSSKRTSHSSKHSSSSKHSSSKKSSSSKKSSSSGKSKKSSHKKRK; encoded by the coding sequence ATGAAATTTAAGATCGTACTTGTATTTATTTTGTTTTCCGGATACTTACGGGCGCAAAATGTCAATATAATCCCGCAGCCCAAGTCTGTTATTAATGGTATAGGGCAGTTTACATTTAGTAATCACAGTACCGTTGGTGTAAATGATGCTTCGTTGTTGCCAATAGCCCGTTATTTCCAAAAACAGGTAAGCCTGTTGGCCGGTTTTACGCTTGCCGTTGATAATAAAGACGCAGGTAGTGTTATTCATTTGTTGTTAACCAACGGCGATCCCACCGCGGGGGCATATTCCTTAAAAATTGTTGCCAATGAAATCACCATTTCTTCGTCTAACCGTGATGGGGTGTTTTATGGGATGATCTCCTTGCTGCAAATGATCAAAGACCAACCCCGGGGCGAAACTATCAGCTTAGCGTCTTTAACTATTGCCGATATCCCGCGCTATCAATGGCGGGGACTAATGCTTGACGAATCCCGTCACTTCTTCGGGATGGAAAAAGTTAAGCAGATCCTTGACTGGATGGCTTACTATAAGCTGAATAAATTTCACTGGCATTTAACCGATGCCCAGGGCTGGCGTTTGGAGATAAAGAAATATCCTAAGCTGACACTAATTGGCGGAATCGGTAATTACAGTGATTCAATAGCCGATCCTCAATATTATACCCAAACCCAGATAAAAGAGATCATCGCTTATGCTGCCGAAAGGTTTATAACCGTGATCCCCGAAATTGATATGCCGGGCCATGCTACCGCGGCCAACAAAGCCTATCCTCAGTTTAGCGGCGGCAGCGTTGAAGGCTATCCCAATTTTACTTTTAATCCTGCAATCGATAGCACCTACCAGTTTCTTGGTAACATCATTAAGGAAACCAGCGCGCTTTTTCCTTCTAAAATGATCCATTTAGGAGGTGATGAGGTAGCTTTGGGTGTTAAGGCCTGGTCGCTTAACCCTTCAATAGCCGGGTTTATGCAGAAGAATAACTTTGCTGATGTAGGCGAGCTGGAGCGTTATTTCTTTAAGCGCGTAGCCGACACCGCCATAAATGCAGGTAATAAAGTACTGGCCTGGGATGAAGCAACCGGAACAAACCTGCCGGCTGATAAAACCATTATTTTTTGGTGGAGGCAAAATTTACCGGGCCAGCTGCATTTAGCAGTACAAAAAGGCTACCAGGTGGTGCTTTGTCCGCGTCTGCCTATGTATTTTGACTTTGTGCAGGATGCTGATCATATCTCGGGCCGCAGGTGGAAAGGTGTGTATAATACCGTAGGTAGTGTTTATGGTTTCCCTGAAAGGCAGATGCAGAATAACGAAGACCTGCAGTCAAAGCAGATCATTGGTGTACAGGCCAATGTCTGGACTGAAATGATAGGTTCTGAAAAGCGCCTTGATTTTATGTTATTTCCCCGCATAGCTGGTTTGGCCGAAGCAGGCTGGACTGCTCCTGAACTCAAAGATGAAGAAGCGTTCAATAACCGTTTAAAAGCAAGCATCAAGATCTACGATGCAGCTAACATCTATTATTTTAATCCTTTTGATAAGTTTTTCCATGATGAGGCTATTGATTTTGGCCCTAAGATCAGGAAAATGGAGAGACCGGCAGATCAGAATATAGAAGATGAAGGATACCGCCCGAGGAGAAGACATGGAAAGTCTTCAAAAAGAACCTCTCATTCATCAAAGCATTCTTCTTCATCAAAGCATTCGTCCTCTAAGAAGTCATCATCTTCAAAAAAGTCTTCTTCTTCAGGTAAAAGCAAAAAATCATCTCATAAAAAAAGGAAATAA